The following proteins are co-located in the Silene latifolia isolate original U9 population chromosome 1, ASM4854445v1, whole genome shotgun sequence genome:
- the LOC141617210 gene encoding epsin-3 — translation MSISSSLSNSNSNNKINNMSKNSFFDLRKQASFYIKEKIKTARLALTDVTPIQLMTEEATNANPWAPNTQTLGLISRAAFEVDDYWRIVDILHNKLSKFDRKEWRASYNSLVVLEYLLTHGPERVAEEFQTHKSIIDDMKFFQHIDEKGFNWGLTVRKKSEKILKLLENGPLLKEERENARKITREIKGFGSFSEKSSFLVEEPSTIYGRSHSQFNEHGNDENHYETNGYYQPTVIKTDKPETVKRSFKENMAPKYDVISKGGLHSWSNNKAREENSLLCGSPNDRDNGGMLVDEEEHPFSKTEKYSRVSLLDAAI, via the exons ATGTCAATCTCAAGCTCATtgagtaatagtaatagtaataataagatTAACAATATGAGCAAGAATTCTTTCTTTGATCTTAGAAAACAAGCTTCATTTTACATCAAGGAGAAGATCAAAACTGCTAGATTGGCTCTTACTGATGTCACTCCTATTCAATT AATGACAGAAGAAGCAACAAATGCTAATCCATGGGCACCAAATACTCAAACTCTTGGATTAATATCTCGGGCAGCTTTTGAAGTCGATGACTACTGGAGGATTGTGGACATCCTTCACAACAA ATTATCCAAGTTTGACAGAAAAGAATGGAGAGCATCATATAATTCTTTGGTAGTGTTGGAATATTTGCTGACTCATGGGCCGGAAAGAGTTGCAGAAGAGTTTCAAACACACAAATCCATCATCGACGACATGAAATTTTTTCAGCATATCGATGAAAAAGG TTTTAACTGGGGTCTTACTGTAAGGAAAAAATCTGAGAAAATACTGAAACTGCTCGAAAACGGCCCTCTTCTAAAAGAAGAAAGAGAGAATGCTAGGAAGATAACAAGGGAAATCAAAGGATTTGGCAGCTTTTCTGAAAAATCATCCTTCCTAGTTGAGGAACCGTCAACAATATATGGACGGAGCCATTCACAGTTCAACGAGCATGGAAACGACGAGAACCATTACGAAACAAATGGATATTATCAGCCAACGGTAATAAAGACTGACAAACCAGAGACTGTGAAGAGGTCTTTCAAGGAAAACATGGCACCAAAGTATGATGTTATAAGTAAAGGAGGTTTACATTCCTGGAGTAATAATAAAGCTCGGGAGGAAAATTCGCTTCTTTGTGGAAGTCCTAATGATCGGGATAATGGTGGGATGTTGGTAGACGAGGAGGAACATCCTTTCAGCAAAACTGAAAAGTATAGCAGGGTATCGCTGCTCGATGCAGCAATATAA
- the LOC141617217 gene encoding putative protein phosphatase 2C 23, protein MGNGIGKIGYCFTGSGPTHDHLCMPGDGSYYDEGLGHSFCYVRPDPTRILPSGPAKIHSEESAPSGSIFRSISGASVSANTSTPLTTSFLESTALTTTTFSAAFFESSNSFSAVPLQPIPRSGPLSGPLTGPITDHGFMSGPIDRSGGFMSGPLERAGPLFSGPLDRSYSVANRRRRRPGGSLIKGLRRAISKTFGSGALTRDDWIIGTENNNNNNHNNNININNNGIYRSSNNCNNNNNMSSEMTSIDDSDESWQSQNLQWAQGKAGEDRVHVVVSEEFGWVFVGIYDGFSGPDATDFLLSNLYASVQKELKGLLWDESDFTTSSSSGTVIQSCCTSSSSSSSSCSEFESRDLSKRGRSKFKGVNKKWEENQRRWKCEWDRERIELDKRLKEQWNRRGDFSGGDVEGKMVNHSDVLKALSEALRKTEDAYLDIADKMLDENPELALMGSCVLAMLMKGEDVYVMNVGDSRAVLGSNKEPDLRLGKVDQDLERINEESLYEFEVSDGVRCNLTALQLTIDHSTSVEEEVKRIRDEHPDDCFAVSNDRVKGSLKVTRAFGAGFLKQKKWNDALLEMFRIDYVGNSPYLNCLPFLYHHRLGPKDQFLILSSDGLYQYFTNEEAVSEVEHFISLSPEGDPAQHLVEEVLFRAAKRAGLDFYELLEIPQGDRRRYHDDVSIIVISFEGRIWRSCV, encoded by the exons atgggAAATGGTATAGGAAAAATCGGATACTGCTTCACCGGGTCGGGTCCAACCCACGACCACCTCTGCATGCCTGGAGACGGTTCTTACTACGACGAAGGACTCGGCCACTCTTTCTGCTACGTCCGACCCGATCCGACTCGAATTCTTCCTTCCGGTCCTGCTAAGATTCATTCCGAAGAATCCGCACCTTCTGGTTCTATCTTCCGCTCTATCTCCGGCGCTTCGGTTTCCGCTAACACGTCAACACCGTTGACCACTTCATTTCTAGAGTCAACGGCGTTGACCACCACCACTTTCTCCGCCGCCTTCTTTGAGAGCTCGAATTCCTTCTCCGCCGTCCCGCTTCAACCAATTCCTCGCTCTGGACCGCTCTCCGGTCCACTCACTGGTCCGATTACTGATCATGGGTTTATGTCTGGACCGATTGATCGTTCCGGCGGGTTCATGTCCGGTCCGCTGGAGCGTGCTGGTCCACTTTTCTCCGGTCCGCTTGACCGGAGCTACTCTGTTGCTAACCGCCGCCGTAGGCGGCCTGGTGGGTCCCTCATTAAAGGCCTCCGTCGCGCCATATCCAAAACATTCGGGTCCGGTGCTCTGACCCGTGATGATTGGATTATCGGCACggaaaataacaacaataataaccataacaataatattaatattaataataatggtATTTATCGTAGTAGTAataattgtaataataataataatatgagttCGGAGATGACGAGTATAGATGATAGTGATGAATCGTGGCAGAGTCAGAATTTACAGTGGGCCCAGGGTAAAGCGGGTGAGGATCGGGTACATGTGGTTGTATCCGAAGAAttcgggtgggtttttgttggtaTTTATGATGGTTTTAGCGGTCCGGATGCTACTGATTTTTTACTGTCTAATTTATATGCTTCTGTTCAGAAAGAGCTCAAGGGTTTGTTATGGGATGAGTCTGATTTTACTACCTCTTCGTCGTCGGGTACTGTGATTCAATCTTGTTGTACTAGTAGTAGTAGCAGCAGTAGTAGTTGTTCGGAATTTGAAAGTCGCGATCTTTCAAAAAGGGGGAGGAGTAAGTTTAAGGGGGTAAATAAGAAATGGGAGGAGAATCAAAGGAGGTGGAAGTGTGAATGGGATAGAGAAAGAATTGAGCTTGATAAGAGATTAAAGGAGCAATGGAATCGGAGAGGGGATTTCAGTGGTGGGGATGTGGAGGGTAAAATGGTAAATCATTCGGATGTGTTGAAAGCGCTTTCTGAGGCGTTGAGGAAGACGGAGGATGCGTATTTGGATATTGCTGATAAGATGTTGGATGAAAATCCTGAATTGGCTTTAATGGGTTCTTGTGTTCTTGCTATGTTGATGAAAGGGGAAGATGTTTATGTGATGAATGTTGGGGATAGTCGAGCGGTTTTGGGGAGCAATAAGGAGCCTGATCTTAGACTTGGTAAAGTTGATCAGGATTTGGAAAGGATTAATGAGGAATCGTTGTATGAATTTGAGGTTTCGGATGGGGTTAGATGTAATTTAACTGCTTTGCAGCTTACTATTGATCATAGTACTTCTGTTGAAGAG GAAGTGAAAAGAATTAGAGATGAGCATCCTGATGATTGCTTTGCTGTTTCGAATGATCGTGTCAAAGGCTCGTTGAAGGTCACTCGAGCTTTTGGTGCTGGTTTTCTCAAGCAG AAAAAGTGGAATGATGCACTTCTAGAGATGTTCCGAATTGACTATGTCGGGAATTCACCATACCTTAACTGCCTACCATTCCTATACCACCATAGATTAGGACCAAAAGACCAGTTCTTGATATTGTCATCTGACGGTCTTTATCAGTACTTCACAAATGAGGAGGCTGTTTCAGAGGTAGAGCACTTCATTTCATTGTCTCCGGAAGGCGATCCGGCTCAACATTTGGTTGAGGAAGTTTTGTTCCGTGCAGCGAAAAGAGCTG GTTTGGATTTCTACGAGTTGCTAGAAATACCGCAGGGAGATCGACGCAGGTATCATGACGATGTCTCCATTATTGTCATCTCTTTCGAAGGAAGGATATGGAGATCATGTGTATAA